A single region of the Oscillatoria salina IIICB1 genome encodes:
- a CDS encoding retropepsin-like aspartic protease family protein, with the protein MKKMIAALVITTGVTVFPLTSYSQEQQGCFMVDSNGRSIDLGALCGESSDSSVSGIYIIPIKRREGGTPVIDVTFNGEETFEMLFDTGATGTAINPQMAKTLGVQTEGTILVDTASQNAVPFPYGRLSSVAAGGMTVNNLRVGISPALSIGLLGQDFYGNHDVTIKENAIEIRARTKAK; encoded by the coding sequence ATGAAAAAAATGATTGCAGCATTAGTAATAACTACTGGAGTAACTGTATTTCCCTTGACTTCTTACTCCCAAGAACAGCAAGGTTGTTTTATGGTCGATAGTAATGGTCGTTCCATTGACCTAGGAGCGCTTTGTGGAGAATCTTCTGATTCTTCAGTTTCAGGAATATATATAATTCCGATTAAAAGAAGAGAAGGTGGTACTCCGGTGATTGATGTTACCTTTAACGGCGAGGAAACTTTTGAAATGTTGTTTGATACGGGAGCAACAGGAACGGCAATTAACCCCCAAATGGCAAAAACTTTGGGCGTACAAACCGAAGGAACAATTTTAGTCGATACTGCTAGCCAAAATGCCGTTCCTTTTCCTTATGGTCGCTTAAGTTCGGTGGCTGCCGGAGGAATGACAGTGAATAATTTGCGAGTAGGAATTTCTCCAGCCTTAAGTATAGGACTGCTAGGACAAGACTTTTACGGCAATCATGATGTCACAATCAAAGAAAATGCGATCGAAATCCGCGCCCGGACGAAAGCGAAGTAG
- a CDS encoding NAD(+) kinase, giving the protein MAKAGIIYNDTKPVACRVANELRDKIAARGWEVSTCTGWGGILGYSFPERPVCHARIEQLTPPGFEDVSFGIVLGGDGTVLAAFRQVAPLGIPLLAVNTGHMGFLTETYVNQLPQAIEQLLAGDYQIEERSMLTVQVLREETLLWEALCLNEMVLHREPLTSMCHFEIEVGSHAAVDIAADGVIISTPTGSTAYSLSAGGPVVTPDVPVLQLAPICPHSLASRALVFSDTEKVRIFPATPNQMVMVVDGNGGCYVLPDDRVEIERSPYSARFIRLQAPEFFRILREKLGWGLPHIAKPTSVELP; this is encoded by the coding sequence GTGGCAAAAGCAGGCATTATTTACAACGATACTAAACCTGTAGCTTGTCGCGTCGCTAATGAGTTGAGAGACAAGATCGCTGCTCGTGGCTGGGAAGTTTCTACTTGTACTGGCTGGGGCGGAATCTTAGGCTATTCTTTCCCAGAACGTCCGGTTTGTCATGCGCGGATCGAACAGTTAACACCTCCTGGTTTTGAGGATGTTAGCTTCGGGATTGTTTTAGGCGGAGATGGGACTGTGTTAGCCGCATTCCGACAAGTTGCTCCTTTAGGTATTCCTTTATTGGCGGTCAATACAGGTCACATGGGCTTTTTAACCGAAACTTATGTGAACCAGTTGCCGCAAGCGATCGAGCAGTTGCTCGCTGGAGATTATCAGATTGAAGAACGCTCGATGTTAACAGTACAAGTGCTTCGGGAGGAAACCTTACTTTGGGAGGCACTTTGTTTAAATGAAATGGTCTTGCATCGAGAACCGTTAACTTCGATGTGCCATTTTGAAATTGAGGTGGGAAGTCACGCCGCCGTGGATATTGCGGCTGATGGTGTGATTATCTCAACTCCTACAGGTTCGACGGCTTATTCTTTAAGTGCCGGGGGTCCCGTGGTAACACCTGATGTCCCGGTTTTGCAACTAGCTCCGATTTGTCCTCATTCTTTAGCGTCACGAGCTTTAGTTTTTTCCGATACTGAGAAAGTAAGGATTTTTCCGGCTACTCCTAATCAAATGGTGATGGTGGTTGATGGTAATGGCGGTTGCTACGTTTTGCCAGACGATCGCGTCGAGATCGAACGCTCGCCATACTCGGCTCGTTTTATCCGCTTACAAGCACCTGAGTTTTTCCGTATTTTGCGCGAAAAACTGGGTTGGGGTTTGCCTCATATCGCTAAACCTACCTCGGTGGAATTACCTTAA
- the aroC gene encoding chorismate synthase, translating into MGNTFGHLFRITTFGESHGGGVGVVIDGCPPQLSISESDIQFDLDRRRPGQSKITTPRKETDTCEIISGVFEGKTLGTPISIIVRNKDPRPQDYAEMAQKYRPSHADATYDAKYGIRNWQGGGRASARETIGRVAAGAIAKKILRQIAKIEIVGYVKRIKDLEAVVDPNTVTLEQVESNIVRCPDAESAERMIELIDQIRRKKDSLGGVVECVARNVPKGLGEPVFDKLEADLAKAVMSLPASKGFEIGSGFAGTLLTGFEHNDEFYPDEKGQIRTATNRSGGIQGGIANGENIILRVAFKPTATIGQEQRTVTSTGEETTLAAKGRHDPCVLPRAVPMVEAMVALVLCDHLLRHHAQCNVFQPC; encoded by the coding sequence ATGGGCAATACTTTCGGGCATTTATTTCGGATTACAACTTTTGGTGAATCTCATGGTGGTGGTGTGGGTGTAGTGATTGATGGTTGTCCCCCTCAACTGTCAATTTCTGAGTCAGATATTCAATTCGACTTAGACCGCAGACGACCCGGACAAAGTAAAATTACGACACCCCGCAAAGAAACCGACACTTGTGAAATTATTTCCGGAGTCTTTGAAGGAAAAACCCTCGGAACGCCAATTAGTATTATTGTCCGGAATAAAGACCCTCGTCCCCAAGATTACGCCGAAATGGCGCAAAAATATCGTCCTTCCCACGCTGATGCCACTTACGATGCTAAATATGGGATTCGGAATTGGCAAGGTGGCGGGAGAGCAAGTGCGAGAGAAACTATAGGTAGAGTAGCAGCAGGAGCGATCGCCAAAAAAATCCTTCGCCAAATAGCTAAGATAGAAATCGTCGGCTATGTCAAACGAATCAAAGATTTAGAAGCAGTAGTCGATCCTAATACCGTAACTCTCGAACAAGTAGAAAGTAATATCGTTCGCTGTCCCGATGCTGAATCAGCAGAGCGAATGATCGAATTAATTGACCAAATTAGAAGAAAAAAAGACTCCCTTGGTGGCGTAGTCGAATGCGTTGCTCGTAACGTCCCGAAAGGATTAGGAGAACCAGTATTTGACAAACTCGAAGCCGACTTAGCCAAAGCAGTTATGTCTTTACCTGCTTCTAAAGGATTTGAAATTGGTTCCGGTTTTGCTGGAACTTTACTTACAGGTTTTGAGCATAACGACGAATTTTATCCAGACGAAAAAGGTCAAATTCGGACTGCGACTAATCGCTCTGGCGGTATCCAAGGCGGTATTGCTAACGGAGAAAACATTATTTTACGAGTAGCATTCAAACCCACTGCTACCATAGGTCAAGAACAGCGTACAGTGACTAGCACGGGCGAAGAAACAACTTTAGCAGCTAAAGGCAGGCACGACCCTTGCGTTTTGCCAAGAGCCGTGCCAATGGTAGAAGCAATGGTAGCTTTAGTCCTGTGCGATCACTTATTACGCCACCATGCTCAATGTAATGTTTTTCAGCCTTGCTAA
- a CDS encoding DUF2949 domain-containing protein, with amino-acid sequence MAPVTYSRFIRFLQEELSISTDSIAIAQRHLEQDPGPLPMILWQYGLVTIEQLDRIFDWLETA; translated from the coding sequence ATGGCACCTGTTACTTATTCGAGATTTATTCGCTTTTTACAAGAAGAATTATCAATTTCTACGGATTCAATTGCGATCGCGCAACGTCATTTGGAGCAAGATCCCGGTCCATTGCCGATGATTCTGTGGCAGTATGGGTTAGTAACCATCGAACAGCTAGACCGTATTTTTGATTGGCTGGAAACAGCTTAA
- a CDS encoding DUF192 domain-containing protein, producing MKGQISLIFILGILLLGCSTPIDEKNVPETPIAIAEAETNFPGQMLPVEAQAIMGGETIDLEVTKTPQQQALGLMFRESLPDNRGMLFTFNPPRPTQFWMKNVKISLDMIFVRNGEIKAIAANVPPCTSDPCPTYGTEQLIDTVIELRGGRAAELGLKAGSPVKIEFLTPSTNTVN from the coding sequence ATGAAAGGTCAAATTAGTTTAATTTTTATCCTCGGTATTTTGCTGTTAGGTTGCTCGACACCTATTGACGAAAAAAACGTTCCTGAGACACCAATAGCGATCGCTGAAGCAGAAACCAATTTTCCAGGTCAAATGTTACCAGTTGAAGCCCAAGCAATTATGGGTGGCGAAACAATTGATTTAGAAGTGACGAAAACACCCCAGCAGCAAGCACTTGGTTTAATGTTTCGGGAGAGTTTACCTGATAATCGAGGAATGTTATTTACATTCAATCCGCCACGACCGACTCAGTTTTGGATGAAGAATGTCAAAATCTCCTTAGATATGATTTTTGTGCGTAATGGTGAAATTAAAGCGATCGCGGCTAATGTTCCTCCTTGTACTAGCGATCCCTGTCCTACCTATGGAACCGAGCAGTTAATCGATACAGTCATCGAACTGCGGGGAGGAAGAGCTGCCGAACTCGGTTTAAAAGCTGGATCTCCTGTTAAAATTGAGTTTCTGACTCCGTCAACGAATACCGTTAATTAA
- the nblR gene encoding response regulator transcription factor NblR — protein sequence MMTTTITSELNSCVLLVETDETFAQRASLELREAGYTTVVASDAHSGIDQFEELQPSMIVVDRSLAGESGLRFCRQIRNTGSRIPLLMLMARDTVEDRVACLQSGADDYLLKPYRTESFLELVRLYLQPAEGSTEQLRFGELVLDLITRRVIRKGRAIDLTMKEFELLKYLMSHPREVLSREQILENVWGYDFMGESNVIEVYIRYLRLKIEDEGQKRLIQTVRGVGYVLRES from the coding sequence ATGATGACGACAACGATAACCTCAGAGCTAAACTCCTGCGTCTTATTAGTAGAAACAGATGAAACTTTCGCTCAACGAGCTAGTTTGGAATTGAGAGAAGCAGGCTATACCACTGTAGTAGCATCGGATGCTCACAGTGGTATAGATCAATTTGAAGAACTTCAACCATCAATGATAGTTGTCGATCGTTCCTTAGCCGGAGAATCAGGATTAAGATTTTGTCGCCAGATCAGAAATACAGGTAGTAGAATACCTTTACTGATGTTGATGGCGCGAGATACAGTGGAAGATCGCGTCGCTTGCTTGCAGTCTGGAGCAGATGATTATTTACTCAAACCTTATCGAACAGAATCTTTTTTAGAATTAGTACGTCTCTATCTGCAACCCGCAGAAGGCTCAACCGAACAATTGCGTTTCGGTGAATTAGTGTTAGACTTAATCACTCGTCGAGTTATTCGTAAAGGACGAGCAATTGACTTAACAATGAAAGAGTTTGAATTACTTAAGTATCTGATGTCCCATCCCCGAGAAGTTTTAAGTAGAGAACAAATTCTGGAAAATGTTTGGGGCTATGATTTTATGGGCGAATCAAATGTAATTGAAGTCTACATTCGTTATCTACGTTTAAAAATTGAAGATGAAGGTCAAAAGCGACTAATTCAAACCGTGCGAGGTGTAGGTTACGTTTTGCGGGAATCATAA
- a CDS encoding SDR family oxidoreductase: protein MDVLIVGATGTLGRQVARRALEENHRVRCLVRNKNKATFLQEWGAELVKGDLCKPETLVPALEGMEAVIDAATARPTDSLSIKQVDWQGKVALIQAAQAAGVKRYIFFSILDAEKHPQVPLMEIKRCTEVFLAESGLNYTVLRPAGFMQGLIGQYAIPILDNQAVWITGETTPVAYMDSIDIAKFAVRALQVPETENRTFPVVGPRAWGAYEIINRCEALSGQNAKIARLPIGLLRFMRKLTRFFAWGKNVSDRLAFAEVLANGKPLDAPMDEVYQVFGLDPEQTTTLETYLEDYFTRIVKKLKEIDYKKNKQKRKKKTPFKSES, encoded by the coding sequence ATGGATGTATTGATCGTCGGTGCCACGGGCACCTTGGGAAGACAAGTTGCTCGTCGCGCTCTCGAAGAAAACCATCGGGTTCGCTGTTTGGTACGAAATAAAAACAAAGCAACTTTTTTGCAAGAATGGGGGGCAGAGCTAGTTAAAGGAGACTTGTGTAAGCCCGAAACTCTAGTTCCCGCTCTTGAAGGTATGGAAGCTGTAATTGATGCGGCAACAGCTAGACCTACCGATTCTCTTAGCATAAAACAGGTGGATTGGCAAGGAAAAGTAGCATTAATTCAAGCTGCTCAAGCTGCTGGGGTCAAAAGATATATCTTTTTTTCCATTCTTGACGCAGAAAAACATCCTCAAGTACCCTTAATGGAAATTAAGCGGTGTACGGAAGTTTTTTTAGCAGAATCGGGATTAAACTATACGGTACTTCGACCTGCTGGTTTCATGCAGGGTTTAATCGGTCAGTACGCAATTCCGATTTTAGACAATCAAGCAGTATGGATAACAGGAGAAACCACTCCGGTTGCTTACATGGATAGCATCGATATTGCTAAGTTTGCCGTTCGTGCTTTACAAGTTCCCGAAACTGAAAATCGAACCTTTCCCGTCGTCGGACCTCGCGCTTGGGGTGCTTACGAAATTATTAATCGCTGTGAAGCTTTATCCGGGCAAAATGCTAAAATTGCCCGCTTGCCGATAGGTTTGTTACGTTTCATGCGTAAACTAACCCGATTTTTTGCCTGGGGCAAAAATGTTTCCGATCGCTTGGCATTTGCTGAAGTGCTAGCAAATGGTAAACCTCTCGATGCGCCAATGGACGAAGTATATCAAGTATTTGGACTTGACCCCGAGCAAACAACAACTTTAGAAACCTATTTAGAAGATTACTTTACCAGAATTGTTAAAAAACTTAAAGAAATTGATTACAAAAAAAATAAACAGAAAAGAAAGAAAAAAACACCTTTTAAATCCGAGTCTTGA
- a CDS encoding MBL fold metallo-hydrolase: METNLNSEFVVQFWGVRGSIPTPGSETVRYGGNTSCVEMRVGGKRLIFDGGTGLRVLGKSLRQQKPEETYMFFTHYHWDHIQGVPFFLPVFSEEHIFHIHGQVPPDGEKMHMKQHFRERVLHINSPVPIKEIQAQLNYHDLVCEEIFNIDEITIETRPLNHPNGAMGYRVSWQGHSIVYCTDTEHFPDRLDDNVLQLARDADLLIYDAMYTDEEYHNPKSPKVGWGHSTWQEGVKAAIAAKVKKLVIFHHEPNHSDDLLDRIGIQVQETFPNAVMAREGLILSAI; the protein is encoded by the coding sequence ATGGAAACTAACCTTAATTCTGAATTTGTCGTGCAATTTTGGGGAGTACGAGGCAGTATTCCGACTCCAGGCTCAGAGACGGTACGCTATGGAGGAAATACTTCCTGCGTGGAAATGCGCGTCGGAGGTAAACGTCTCATTTTCGATGGTGGAACTGGTTTGCGGGTTTTAGGTAAAAGCTTGCGCCAGCAAAAACCAGAAGAAACTTATATGTTTTTCACCCACTATCATTGGGACCATATTCAAGGAGTACCCTTTTTTCTGCCCGTTTTTAGTGAAGAACATATCTTTCACATTCACGGACAGGTTCCCCCAGATGGCGAAAAAATGCACATGAAACAGCACTTTCGCGAACGAGTGCTGCACATAAATTCTCCAGTCCCGATTAAAGAAATTCAGGCACAGCTCAATTACCACGATCTAGTTTGCGAGGAAATTTTCAATATTGACGAAATTACGATTGAAACTCGTCCCCTCAATCATCCTAACGGTGCGATGGGCTATCGAGTAAGTTGGCAGGGACATTCGATCGTTTACTGTACCGATACCGAACATTTTCCCGATCGCCTTGATGACAATGTTCTCCAACTTGCTCGCGATGCGGATCTACTCATTTACGATGCGATGTACACTGATGAAGAATATCATAACCCAAAATCGCCTAAAGTCGGCTGGGGACACTCAACTTGGCAAGAAGGAGTGAAAGCGGCGATCGCTGCTAAAGTGAAAAAATTAGTTATCTTTCATCACGAACCCAACCACTCTGACGATCTACTCGATCGCATCGGTATTCAAGTTCAAGAAACTTTTCCTAATGCGGTGATGGCTCGCGAAGGTTTGATTTTGAGTGCCATTTAA